A part of Micromonospora chersina genomic DNA contains:
- a CDS encoding dienelactone hydrolase family protein, producing the protein MAHILLLHSVYGLRPAVLAAADRLRAAGHRVATPDLYEVPAAETVEAGFALFEKIGQDAVLDRARAAVADLPAATVLAGFSMGAGVAGALLAERPEAAALLLLHGTGGDPGSVRPGLPVHLHLADPDEYETPDEVDEWQRAMTAAGAELTVYRYPGAGHLFTDPGTPDHDAPAAALTWDRVLAFLADR; encoded by the coding sequence ATGGCACACATCCTGCTCCTGCACTCCGTCTACGGGCTGCGGCCCGCCGTGCTGGCCGCCGCCGACCGGCTCCGCGCCGCCGGGCACCGGGTCGCCACCCCCGACCTGTACGAGGTGCCGGCCGCGGAGACCGTCGAGGCCGGCTTCGCGCTGTTCGAGAAGATCGGCCAGGACGCGGTCCTCGACCGGGCCCGGGCGGCGGTGGCCGACCTGCCCGCCGCGACCGTGCTGGCCGGCTTCTCGATGGGTGCCGGTGTGGCCGGGGCGCTGCTCGCCGAGCGGCCGGAGGCGGCGGCGCTGCTCCTGCTGCACGGCACCGGCGGCGACCCCGGCTCGGTACGCCCCGGGCTGCCCGTGCACCTGCACCTCGCCGACCCCGACGAGTACGAGACGCCGGACGAGGTGGACGAGTGGCAGCGGGCCATGACCGCGGCGGGCGCGGAGCTGACCGTGTACCGCTACCCGGGCGCCGGGCACCTCTTCACCGATCCCGGCACGCCCGACCACGACGCGCCGGCCGCCGCGCTCACCTGGGACCGCGTCCTGGCGTTCCTCGCCGACCGCTGA
- a CDS encoding adenylate/guanylate cyclase domain-containing protein, with the protein MLITTPVGSREAVTAARWPVPEERRTVTVLFADIVGSTGLVERLDPEDVRALQQAYFGTVAAVLRRWHGVVEKYVGDAVMALFGAHGSDGFDAYRGVRAGLEIQAALDRRLPAGTRLRVRVGVATGEVLVDLAGTHDGGHGAASGAVITTAARLQEYAPPGGVVVCAATRRAVAGLVEERPLAAIAVAGKAQPLDVWRVTGVARHRPARHHGPLVGRRRELATAGEEIARTVRERRPRWISLVGPAGSGRSRMLHELVRAVSTVDGAPVRWCVAHCPPFPDGELAPLADMVRAVAGVRDTHPPETVRRRLAATLDGLLPPARRGAAAHALAEFLAAPRDAGAAARGAEVCREVLLGLAAAQPVVVAVDDLDRAAPALSRFLHRLFAAATERGLPLAVVATHGPGWADLLPGATGRRRRVSLPALGTVDTGRLLRHLLDRAGRPAARVAALLPLVGGNPAAAAAYAATPDPDGEPGGVPEPVRRLVDARLDRLDGERRAVLMAAAARGAEVPAATVDRMLGWPAGRAEPVLRALVDAGLLRCTGAGGYTVTEPAVARVATHRLPRAVRAAFTRRLGDAGTGAAMRPAGVVTDGAEGRAACAAGAGRRSGGGARPAPVPAAAGRTPGVGSPVAGGAGRAGAAVGRPVGASGGASAGRAHGADRTGGNRAGRPARGRLGLFPGLVDALPGGPGAVSVAAAVPVGAAVPVGAAVSVGQVGPAAVSVGQVGPAAVSVGQVGQVGGRPPTVGPPRPPDGGRARRHVTPAQDRPRRAVGAGAAAA; encoded by the coding sequence ATGTTGATCACCACGCCCGTGGGGAGTCGGGAGGCCGTCACCGCCGCGCGCTGGCCGGTGCCGGAGGAGCGGCGCACGGTCACCGTGCTCTTCGCCGACATCGTCGGGTCGACCGGGCTGGTCGAGCGGCTCGACCCCGAGGACGTCCGGGCGCTGCAACAGGCGTACTTCGGCACGGTGGCCGCGGTGCTGCGCCGGTGGCACGGCGTGGTGGAGAAGTACGTCGGCGACGCGGTGATGGCGCTGTTCGGGGCGCACGGGTCCGACGGGTTCGACGCGTACCGGGGGGTGCGCGCCGGGCTGGAGATCCAGGCCGCGCTGGACCGGCGGCTGCCGGCCGGCACGCGGCTGCGGGTCCGGGTCGGCGTGGCCACCGGCGAGGTGCTCGTCGACCTGGCCGGCACCCACGACGGCGGGCACGGCGCGGCCAGCGGCGCGGTCATCACCACGGCGGCCCGCCTCCAGGAGTACGCCCCGCCCGGCGGGGTGGTGGTCTGCGCGGCCACCCGGCGGGCCGTCGCCGGCCTGGTCGAGGAGCGCCCGCTGGCCGCCATCGCGGTGGCCGGCAAGGCGCAGCCGCTGGACGTCTGGCGGGTGACCGGCGTGGCCCGACACCGGCCGGCCCGCCACCACGGCCCGCTGGTCGGCCGCCGCCGCGAACTGGCCACGGCCGGCGAGGAGATCGCCCGGACGGTGCGGGAGCGGCGTCCACGCTGGATCTCGCTCGTCGGCCCGGCGGGCAGCGGGCGCAGCCGGATGCTGCACGAGCTGGTCCGGGCGGTGTCGACGGTGGACGGCGCCCCGGTGCGGTGGTGCGTGGCGCACTGCCCGCCGTTCCCGGACGGGGAACTGGCGCCGCTGGCGGACATGGTCCGCGCCGTCGCCGGGGTCCGCGACACGCACCCGCCGGAGACCGTACGCCGGCGGCTGGCCGCCACCCTGGACGGCCTCCTGCCGCCGGCGCGGCGGGGTGCGGCGGCGCACGCGCTGGCCGAGTTCCTCGCCGCGCCGCGCGACGCCGGCGCGGCCGCCCGCGGCGCCGAGGTGTGCCGGGAGGTCCTGCTCGGCCTGGCCGCCGCGCAGCCGGTGGTCGTGGCGGTGGACGACCTGGACCGCGCCGCGCCGGCGCTGAGCCGGTTCCTGCACCGGCTCTTCGCCGCCGCGACCGAACGGGGGCTGCCGCTCGCCGTGGTGGCGACCCACGGCCCGGGCTGGGCCGACCTGCTGCCCGGCGCGACCGGCCGCCGGCGCCGGGTGTCGCTGCCCGCCCTGGGCACCGTCGACACCGGACGGTTGCTGCGGCACCTGCTCGACCGGGCCGGCCGGCCCGCCGCGCGGGTCGCGGCGCTGCTCCCGCTGGTGGGCGGCAACCCGGCCGCCGCGGCGGCGTACGCGGCGACGCCGGACCCCGACGGCGAGCCGGGCGGGGTGCCGGAGCCGGTCCGCCGGCTGGTCGACGCCCGGCTGGACCGGCTGGACGGCGAGCGGCGGGCGGTGCTGATGGCCGCCGCGGCCCGGGGCGCGGAGGTCCCGGCCGCCACGGTGGACCGGATGCTCGGCTGGCCGGCCGGGCGCGCCGAGCCGGTGCTGCGCGCGCTCGTCGACGCCGGCCTGCTGCGGTGCACCGGCGCCGGCGGCTACACGGTCACCGAGCCCGCGGTGGCCCGGGTGGCCACGCACCGGCTGCCCCGCGCGGTCCGGGCGGCGTTCACCCGCCGGCTGGGGGATGCCGGAACGGGCGCGGCGATGCGTCCGGCCGGGGTGGTCACGGACGGCGCCGAGGGCCGGGCGGCCTGCGCGGCGGGGGCGGGACGCCGGTCGGGTGGAGGGGCCCGACCGGCGCCGGTCCCGGCGGCGGCCGGCCGGACGCCCGGCGTCGGTTCGCCGGTCGCCGGCGGGGCGGGGCGGGCCGGCGCCGCGGTGGGCCGACCGGTGGGGGCGTCGGGGGGCGCCTCCGCCGGGCGGGCTCATGGCGCGGACCGGACCGGGGGGAACCGGGCCGGTCGGCCGGCGCGGGGGCGCCTCGGGCTGTTCCCGGGGCTCGTCGACGCGTTACCGGGCGGCCCGGGCGCGGTGTCGGTGGCCGCTGCGGTGCCGGTGGGCGCCGCGGTGCCGGTGGGCGCCGCGGTGTCGGTGGGCCAGGTCGGCCCGGCGGCGGTGTCGGTGGGCCAGGTCGGTCCGGCGGCGGTGTCGGTGGGCCAGGTCGGCCAGGTGGGCGGGAGACCGCCGACCGTCGGGCCGCCGCGTCCGCCGGACGGCGGCCGGGCACGGCGCCACGTCACGCCCGCTCAGGACCGACCACGGCGGGCCGTCGGGGCCGGCGCTGCCGCCGCCTGA
- a CDS encoding helix-turn-helix transcriptional regulator, with product MASDVDTAPLVGRADTVAALRSALLDDVAPGQTAAVFLTGESGVGKTRLLAEVGERLRDAGALVLTGACLDIGDASPLHPVRQALRRLDADLTEARTSSAVRGLLQVFDEETPGPDGAGALLERVSRGLHLVAAGRPLVLVLDDLQWVDRSTRQLLLYLLAGLGDLQLSVLAAIRAESLQGAHPLRRVLTELRRLRSVRVVDLAPLDRAGTDELAAAIAGTPLPPEAADQLWQRSGGNPFVVEELARDLRDGHDGLSDTLREVFLARVDALPQPAHAVVHAVAAGVEPVEHWLLAQVVRLPEDRLIEAVREAVAHRLLVGADDGYRLRHRLVAEVLAHELLPAERAALHRRYAETLTSATAELHQARLAHHWRLAGEPARALPAAMAAAREAERLHGYAEAHRHWSAALSLADTPPAVLPDGGRPEPVEVNRAALLTHAAESAHHCGEHARALALLEELAADPAGPPTCALRIRRARYLAAAGRSAPAEAEYRQVLAADDCTPRERATAAAHLAELLLHLGRYAEAGDQAREALRLAAEVEGAASEVVLASAALGFSEAYLEDPDAGLAVMRRALDTAERSGRPEDVACAYLHLAELLTGPLNILEEGVVVARRGAERVAELGLGRTWETRLLAIATNGLFRVGQWAEAEKVVAAALRHRPSGADAVELLLARCRLSVGYGDVEASDRDLEAVATVLAGGGARHVLPMLILRAGLAMWQGRHDLARQAVQRGLTESRSDDVIVLATLAWHGLRAEAEASASRTVEVDPNAVRRLREVVERVTRKSGRAGAPVRYVADAFLALCAAELSRLDDGRGDPELWARAATEWDRRNHPYPAAYSRLRQAEALLARRSRVATAGRLLRQAHRTAQALGALPLSEEIRTLAGRARVTLEEAPAATRPAPRPRAAAPAAPAVDELEVLTAREREVLAAVAEGLTNREIGQRLFISERTIGVHVSHIFDKLQVRTRVQASAIFLRNRPE from the coding sequence ATGGCCAGCGATGTGGACACCGCGCCGCTCGTCGGCCGTGCCGACACGGTGGCGGCGCTCCGGTCGGCGCTGCTCGACGACGTCGCCCCCGGGCAGACCGCGGCGGTGTTCCTCACCGGCGAGAGCGGCGTGGGCAAGACCCGGCTGCTGGCCGAGGTCGGCGAGCGCCTGCGGGACGCGGGCGCGCTGGTCCTCACCGGCGCCTGCCTCGACATCGGCGACGCCTCCCCGCTGCACCCGGTCCGCCAGGCGCTGCGCCGCCTCGACGCCGACCTGACCGAGGCGCGCACCTCCTCGGCCGTCCGCGGCCTGCTCCAGGTCTTCGACGAGGAGACCCCCGGCCCGGACGGCGCGGGCGCGCTGCTGGAACGGGTCTCGCGCGGCCTGCACCTGGTCGCCGCCGGTCGGCCGCTGGTGCTCGTGCTCGACGACCTCCAGTGGGTCGACCGGAGCACCCGCCAGCTCCTGCTCTACCTGCTCGCCGGGCTCGGCGACCTCCAGCTGTCGGTGCTTGCCGCGATCCGCGCCGAGTCCTTGCAGGGCGCGCACCCGCTGCGCCGCGTGCTCACCGAGCTGCGCCGGCTGCGCTCGGTCCGGGTGGTGGACCTGGCGCCGCTGGACCGGGCCGGCACCGACGAGCTGGCCGCCGCGATCGCCGGCACGCCGCTGCCCCCCGAGGCCGCCGACCAGCTGTGGCAGCGCAGCGGCGGCAACCCGTTCGTGGTGGAGGAGCTGGCCCGCGACCTGCGCGACGGCCACGACGGGCTCTCCGACACGCTGCGCGAGGTCTTCCTGGCCCGGGTCGACGCGTTGCCGCAGCCCGCGCACGCCGTGGTGCACGCGGTCGCCGCCGGTGTCGAGCCGGTCGAGCACTGGCTGCTGGCCCAGGTCGTCCGGCTTCCGGAGGACCGGCTCATCGAGGCGGTCCGGGAGGCCGTGGCGCACCGGCTGCTGGTCGGCGCCGACGACGGCTACCGGCTGCGGCACCGCCTGGTCGCCGAGGTGCTCGCGCACGAGCTGCTGCCCGCCGAGCGGGCCGCGCTGCACCGCCGCTACGCCGAGACGCTCACCTCGGCCACCGCCGAGCTGCACCAGGCCCGGCTGGCCCACCACTGGCGGCTGGCCGGCGAGCCGGCGCGGGCCCTGCCGGCCGCGATGGCCGCCGCCCGGGAGGCCGAGCGGTTGCACGGCTACGCCGAGGCGCACCGCCACTGGTCGGCCGCGTTGAGTCTGGCCGACACCCCGCCCGCCGTGCTGCCCGACGGCGGCCGGCCCGAGCCGGTCGAGGTGAACCGGGCCGCGCTGCTGACCCACGCGGCCGAGTCGGCGCACCACTGCGGCGAGCACGCCCGCGCCCTGGCCCTGCTGGAGGAGCTGGCCGCCGACCCGGCCGGTCCGCCCACCTGCGCCCTGCGCATCCGTCGGGCCCGCTACCTGGCCGCCGCCGGGCGTTCCGCGCCGGCCGAGGCCGAGTACCGGCAGGTGCTGGCGGCGGACGACTGCACGCCCCGGGAACGGGCCACCGCCGCCGCCCACCTGGCCGAGCTGCTGCTGCACCTGGGCCGCTACGCCGAGGCCGGCGACCAGGCCCGGGAGGCGCTCCGGCTCGCCGCCGAGGTCGAGGGCGCCGCCTCGGAGGTGGTGCTGGCCAGCGCCGCGCTGGGGTTCAGCGAGGCCTATCTGGAGGACCCGGACGCGGGGCTGGCCGTCATGCGCCGGGCGCTGGACACCGCCGAGCGCTCCGGCCGGCCGGAGGACGTGGCCTGCGCGTACCTGCACCTGGCCGAGCTGCTCACCGGGCCGCTGAACATCCTCGAGGAGGGTGTGGTGGTGGCCCGCCGGGGCGCCGAGCGGGTAGCCGAGCTGGGGCTGGGCCGCACCTGGGAGACCCGGCTGCTGGCCATCGCCACCAACGGGCTGTTCCGGGTGGGGCAGTGGGCCGAGGCGGAGAAGGTCGTGGCGGCCGCGCTGCGGCACCGCCCGTCCGGCGCCGACGCGGTGGAGCTGCTGCTCGCCCGGTGCCGGCTGTCGGTGGGCTACGGCGACGTCGAGGCCTCCGACCGTGACCTGGAGGCGGTCGCCACGGTGCTGGCCGGTGGCGGGGCCCGGCACGTGCTGCCGATGCTGATCCTGCGCGCCGGGCTGGCCATGTGGCAGGGCCGGCACGACTTGGCCCGGCAGGCGGTCCAGCGGGGCTTGACCGAGAGCCGCTCCGACGACGTCATCGTGCTGGCCACCCTGGCCTGGCACGGGTTGCGCGCGGAGGCGGAGGCGTCCGCCAGCCGCACCGTCGAGGTGGACCCGAACGCGGTCCGCCGGCTGCGCGAGGTGGTCGAGCGGGTGACCCGCAAGAGCGGCAGGGCGGGCGCCCCGGTGCGCTACGTCGCCGACGCCTTCCTGGCCCTCTGCGCCGCCGAGCTGAGCCGGCTGGACGACGGCCGGGGCGACCCGGAGCTGTGGGCCCGCGCGGCCACCGAGTGGGACCGGCGCAACCACCCCTACCCGGCGGCCTACTCCCGGTTGCGGCAGGCCGAGGCGCTGCTGGCCCGGCGCAGCCGGGTCGCCACCGCCGGCAGGCTGTTGCGGCAGGCCCACCGGACGGCCCAGGCGCTCGGCGCGCTGCCGCTGAGCGAGGAGATCCGCACCCTGGCCGGGCGGGCCCGGGTGACCCTGGAGGAGGCCCCGGCCGCCACCCGTCCCGCGCCCCGGCCCCGGGCCGCGGCGCCGGCCGCGCCCGCGGTGGACGAGCTGGAGGTGCTCACCGCCCGGGAGCGGGAGGTGCTCGCCGCGGTCGCCGAGGGGCTGACCAACCGGGAGATCGGCCAGCGGCTGTTCATCAGCGAGCGGACCATCGGCGTGCACGTGTCGCACATCTTCGACAAGCTCCAGGTCCGCACGCGGGTGCAGGCCAGCGCGATCTTCCTGCGCAACCGCCCCGAGTAG
- a CDS encoding DUF5995 family protein yields MTEPVWGPVHQDIVGLLADHPADVPAVVDHLTKLQDLLVRLPPLEESCPLADFNKLYLVITSTVLDGLYDDRFTDPAFLARLDVEFAARYFDALRFWTDSHPSTPKAWSCLFQRMRGPDARPLPSAAAGVNAHINYDLPFALVTTFDSLDSEPVDGSDQHRDYLEINKIFAERIPELRRGYLDHWQLMIDMVNGDIDDWYQGELVEYTRNVAWRNAQKIWRCRHDPDARECERMRLDDNAALLGRLLLSPLGAFLQ; encoded by the coding sequence ATGACCGAACCGGTATGGGGTCCTGTGCACCAGGACATCGTCGGGCTGCTCGCCGACCACCCCGCCGACGTGCCGGCGGTCGTCGACCATCTCACCAAGCTCCAGGACCTGCTGGTCCGGCTGCCTCCGCTGGAGGAGAGCTGCCCGCTGGCCGACTTCAACAAGCTCTACCTGGTCATCACGTCGACGGTGCTCGACGGGCTGTACGACGACCGCTTCACCGACCCGGCCTTCCTGGCCCGGCTGGACGTGGAGTTCGCCGCCCGCTACTTCGACGCGCTGCGGTTCTGGACCGACTCCCACCCGAGCACCCCGAAGGCATGGTCGTGCCTGTTCCAGCGGATGCGCGGCCCGGACGCCCGGCCGTTGCCGTCGGCCGCCGCCGGGGTGAACGCCCACATCAACTACGACCTGCCGTTCGCGCTGGTGACCACCTTCGACAGCCTGGATTCCGAGCCGGTCGACGGCAGTGACCAGCACCGCGACTATCTGGAGATCAACAAGATCTTCGCCGAGCGGATCCCGGAGCTGCGCCGCGGCTACCTGGACCACTGGCAGCTGATGATCGACATGGTGAACGGCGACATCGACGACTGGTACCAGGGCGAACTGGTCGAGTACACCCGGAACGTGGCCTGGCGCAACGCGCAGAAGATCTGGCGCTGCCGGCACGACCCGGACGCCCGTGAGTGTGAGCGGATGCGGCTGGACGACAACGCCGCGCTGCTCGGCCGGCTGCTGCTCTCGCCCCTGGGGGCGTTCCTCCAGTAG
- a CDS encoding CGNR zinc finger domain-containing protein: protein MSAVPQLEPALRLAIALLHSYWVLQEPVDQLSVVRLRAAGRELGLAEVTEPLTEADLPRLRELRDRLHRVFAAPDPAARVATLNEVLADVSAGTAVEAAPDGTLRLTPLPRPGPVGPFAALVTGALARAATAGGAERFGVCAADGCDAPYLDRTRAGRQRYCCELCNNRAAAAAYRGRSRRG, encoded by the coding sequence ATGAGCGCGGTGCCACAGCTGGAACCGGCGCTGCGGCTGGCCATCGCGCTGCTGCACAGCTACTGGGTGCTCCAGGAGCCGGTCGACCAGCTCTCGGTGGTCCGCCTGCGGGCCGCCGGCCGGGAACTCGGCCTCGCCGAGGTCACCGAGCCGCTCACCGAGGCGGACCTGCCCCGGCTGCGGGAGTTGCGGGACCGGCTCCACCGGGTCTTCGCCGCGCCCGATCCGGCCGCCCGCGTGGCCACGCTCAACGAGGTGCTGGCCGACGTGAGCGCCGGCACGGCGGTCGAGGCCGCGCCCGACGGCACGCTGCGGCTCACCCCGCTGCCCCGGCCCGGCCCGGTCGGGCCGTTCGCCGCCCTGGTCACCGGGGCGCTCGCCCGGGCCGCGACGGCCGGCGGGGCGGAACGCTTCGGGGTCTGCGCGGCCGACGGGTGCGACGCGCCCTACCTGGACCGGACCCGCGCCGGCCGGCAGCGCTACTGCTGCGAACTGTGCAACAACCGGGCCGCGGCGGCCGCCTACCGGGGGCGCTCCCGGCGCGGCTGA
- a CDS encoding alpha/beta hydrolase family protein, which produces MRRLPVIVSVAALLVAGAVAGAGGAHAEAPADPDRAAATVVRDIEIPVAGQPAVRAWLVRPQRSGGGLAGVLDLHWFEPGRANQDRGEFLAEATALAGRGVVSVLPQLTFPWAGDPVGDARDRAAVTAQLDAVRAAYRRLLAEPGVDRKRTAVVGHDYGAMYAVDLTAREPGLRTAVLLAPDATWANWFDSYWLQLPAGERAAYRAVFAGLDPVDLVGRLGAGAYLQFAGADRFVGAETRAAFAAAAPQAKVSLYPGEEHDLNAARTRDDRLAWLAGRLGLGD; this is translated from the coding sequence ATGCGACGTCTGCCCGTCATCGTGTCCGTGGCGGCGCTGCTGGTCGCCGGCGCGGTCGCCGGCGCCGGTGGGGCCCACGCGGAGGCACCCGCCGACCCGGACCGCGCGGCGGCCACGGTGGTCCGCGACATCGAGATCCCGGTCGCCGGGCAGCCGGCCGTCCGGGCCTGGCTGGTCCGCCCGCAGCGCTCCGGCGGCGGGCTGGCCGGGGTGCTGGACCTGCACTGGTTCGAGCCCGGCCGGGCCAACCAGGACCGCGGCGAGTTCCTGGCCGAGGCGACAGCCCTGGCCGGCCGGGGCGTCGTGTCGGTGCTGCCGCAGCTCACCTTCCCGTGGGCGGGCGACCCGGTCGGTGACGCCCGGGACCGGGCCGCGGTCACCGCCCAGCTCGACGCCGTGCGGGCGGCGTACCGGCGGCTGCTCGCCGAGCCGGGGGTGGACCGGAAGCGCACGGCGGTGGTCGGCCACGACTACGGCGCCATGTACGCCGTCGACCTGACCGCCCGCGAGCCGGGGCTGCGCACCGCGGTGCTCCTCGCCCCGGACGCCACCTGGGCCAACTGGTTCGACAGCTACTGGCTCCAGCTGCCGGCGGGGGAGCGGGCGGCGTACCGGGCCGTGTTCGCCGGCCTCGACCCGGTGGACCTGGTGGGGCGTCTCGGCGCCGGCGCGTACCTCCAGTTCGCCGGCGCGGACCGGTTCGTCGGCGCGGAGACCCGCGCCGCCTTCGCCGCCGCGGCGCCGCAGGCCAAGGTGTCGCTCTACCCGGGCGAGGAGCACGACCTGAACGCCGCCCGCACCCGCGACGACCGGCTCGCCTGGCTGGCCGGGCGGCTGGGACTGGGCGACTGA